The following nucleotide sequence is from Mycosarcoma maydis chromosome 21, whole genome shotgun sequence.
AGTTGAAGATACAAGTTATATTGCTCCCAACCGATCAAGGGCCCAGGACTAAGCACGGCGATCCCCGACCAAATTCAAacgacattcgtgattagtGCACAattagtcacgagtggaagCTGGGATCCCAACCTTCGCGGTTTCATTCCATACACGAGAATCCGCTCACAAGCATGCCTGTCATACGCCCCTAGCAACCAGACAAGGTATTTATATACTCGTGTACTCGTCgcactcatgactcgtgacttccTCGTAGAAATACCGTGTTCCTCGCTTCTGTCTCATACTTTCACTCacatactcacgactggcttTTCCAAATTCCACTAATGAAACTCAGAATTGGCGAACACGATGTCAAGATCCAACCCCCTGCGACTTgcgatgctgctgtgacTATCTGGCGCTAAGGATACATGGAGCATCTAGGGTACCGAAACAAACTTGGTAGCGGCTCAGGCACAGCTTTCTTACTTGAATGTGTCTGGTAAacttgaatcgtgaattgatGCAAAAGAAACGTGTCTAGCCCTCACCCGAATAGCGTCGGCCACTCCAGTGAGAATCAATCGAAGCGCTCGTCGGTAATCAGCTCGACATCGTACGCCGGATTCCCCTTGAGTATCTCTAACGGCTTGTTGGATGATGCAACGAAAGACCTTGCCTGACTTGTCATGGAATCGGGACCGCTAACATATACCTTGATCGAACCGAAGCTCACTGCTTGCGAGAAGTCCGAAAAAGCTGTCTGAAGGTTGGGTCGAGTGTAGCCCGAGATGAGTTTGGCAAGGGAGGGGTGTACCTGcaccgcatccgcatccgcaacGTCGTCAGTTTCCTTGTGAGATAAAGACGAGCTGGGCTCTGCTACAGACGAAGTTGAGTCCCGTTTGCCCTCGTGCCCCGATTCTAGGCTCGGAGAATTTGAAGCAGGATCTCTAGACCCAGTGATGAAGATGCGGATCGAAAGCCTAGGTGCGAGCTTGATCATGGCCAAGAGCTCGTCCTGAACCCACAAGATGTCCCGGGTGCGTTTAACGGCCCAGATGAGCTGAACTTGATCGTCAGTGTTGCATACGTTTTGAGAAAGCGCCGTAAGGACAGGGAGCGTAAACGTGATGCCAGTGCCACCCGAGATGCAGAGCACATTTGTTGGACTAGTCTGTCTCGTGGACATGATGTCGATTCCGTAGGGACCAGTAAGAATGACACCTGTCGATTTTACCTTTGGATCCTTGGAAAGGAGCGTACGAGCAAGCTTCTTTGTGTCGCCGCTCTTTGCTCGGATCAGGTACGAATGCCTCACACTTCCACCATCGGCGACCGGAAAGCTGAGGGGAGTGAAAGGATGCGACTGCCAGATGCTTGTGTCAGTGAAGGTGAGGAAGAAGTGTTGACCCACTTTCCAAGGACGACCAGAGTGGGGGTGCTCAAAGTCAAGCCTAACCACATGGCCATGCTCAGTGTCAGAGAAGACTTGGAAAGTGCTGTGGATGATTCTGAATCCGACTGAGCCATCTGAAAGTACGCCGTAGTGAATGCAAGCGGTCCTGAGCAGACGAAGCGCACGATCGGCTCCCCAAAGGAGCAGAGAGGGCAGAAGGAAAACCTTGAGTTGTTCCCAGTGTCCCCAGCAAGCTCCGATGAAGACCATGGCGAGGACGTAGTGAGCCTTGCGGAAGAACTCGTAACCAAAGATTCGGCGGCACCATGGTGTGGAAAGGATCCAAAGAGCAAGGAGAGCCGTCATGGCTACGATGCCCCAAATTAGGTAAGTCTCCTGAATGAGTTGGAGTGCTTTGGCGGGCTGTGGCTGGTAAAGACGAATCTCGATGATACACCACCCGATGGTGTGGATAGCCGATTGAGCAAAGATAATGTGCCCGACCCATCGATGAAGAAAATTAAAGTGATGATATGGCAAGCCGGTGAGGACCGAAAggagtgattcacgactaGCGAGGAGGATAGACAAGGGGGTTAGGGCGAATGCCAGTACTCCGACGCGGTCAGAGAAAGGACCCAACGAGGAACGAATAGTACTCTTTTGGCTGTTCTTGGTGGGAACAGACCAAGAGCGGTAAGCCATGCCAACGAAGGAAAAGATGATCATGtagatggtgatgatggcgagaaCGACCACCTGGGCTCGAGTGACGCGGTTGAAGAAGTAGGTCCCTCTGCAATTCGGAAGCAAGTATGATCTGCGAGTGGCCGTGGCTGCCTTTGACCATCTTTCCAGAGTCGACATCGGCCTGGTACTGGAAACTACCCAAGACTCCTTGTTCTTGACCACGCACGCCTTTCGAGGTTGGACGATGGGGTTCTGGGAGCGGCGGGACCAGGTGACAACGGCGCATACAAAGAGCAACGCAAAGATGAGGAGCCAAAAGACAGCGGCGTATGTCATGCCTCGATCATGTGCCGAGTAGACGATATCGAGGTAGGCGCAAGTGGCAGCACCACTCGTACACGGAAGAGCTCGGTCGGCATAACCCCAATGCGGTTCCAATACATCTGCTGCCGAAAAGTTCTGAGTGTGACGCGCAACAAATGTCGATACGCTTGACCAGCCTGTCTCGGGTGACATTCTGGCTTGCGAGAATGAGGGTAAATGGGTTGTCTGAATAGATGGGAAGTGGGGAACAGAAACTCATCTGGTTACCAACCTGCTGCGTTCTTATTCTTTTTTTCATAACtatttcgtgattgcccATCAAATCGGAGCATTGGTGGCGAGGTATCTTTAAGAACTTGTCTCGATTTAAGGATGAAATGCAAagatactcacgactgtcatAAGTAGTACAGCCTGACTCTCGGCTCAGTACTTGGTGTGTGCCTGATTCGAAGCCACAAAAGTGTGATACAGTGATTGCTATTGGCTTGCTGGCCACACACGCAAAGCGGTTTTGCGCATTGTTCGAAGACCAAGACGGAGCAAAGTTTCGGTGAGCGAGTGTACAgcccactcacgactgctggAAGCACTTTCTAAAAAGAACACGTAAAGGTTGGCGATTCTTCCCCGCACGAAGAAGTAGAAAACCCTCCGAGCGCCAAGAAGATTAGCAACGGCTCCTTTTTTTCGGGGCGTTTTGTAGAAACGTAAATTGGAAAAATGCtccgaatcacgaatcgaacAAGGGGCTCGGCTTCTTATGAGCAAGAAAAGCACAGCTTAACTTAGCAGCATCGTGTGTCTGCGTTTCTAACTGACCCACGACTGACATGTGGCAACCAAGTTCGCAGAagattgtgattcacgattgatgaACTAAAAGTGCGGTTCCAGGAACCGCAGACCGTCAGGCCCACTAAAAAATCGCCGTTGATACTTACTTGGTCGATCTGGCGAGCCAATCTGTAGCAGCTCACCCGGTCGCTCCCACACGTTTGTCTCTTGACACCATTCTGATCACTACCGCACCCTCGTCGCTTGCAACATCCTGACCAGGGCATCCAAGCAAGATGAACCATTCAAGTATGAGCATGGGCGATATGGGCGATGGGATGGGATCGGCTTCCTGCAAGATTTCAATGCTGTGGAACTGGTATACCATCGATGCTTGTAAGTAGCATCTGAGATCATAGAATCCCCATTCAAACGCAAACGTTGGCCGATACTGATGAacaacaatcacgaatgtcggAATTtggcttgtgcttgctCCGCTCAGGCTTCCTCTCCTCTTCGTGGCACGTGACCACCAAGGGGACTTTTGCAGTCTCCTGCATTGGTGTAATGCTCATGGTGGTCTGTCTCGAAGCACTCCGACGGCTTTCGGTCGAACTTGACAAGTCGCTTTCGAGACAATTGGTGCAACGATATCGCCTCCTTCAAGATCCGAGAAAGGACAGCAGTGCGAACGATGCGGCGACACTCGAatcgatcagctcgccTCGCGAGATCCTGCTTAGAATCACGCCGCTTCAACAACTCGTTCGCGCCGTGCTGCATGCCGTCACTTTTGGCCTGGCATACCTCATCATGCTTCTCGCCATGTACTTCAATGGCTACATTATCATTTCCATCATCCTTGGTGCGGGTATCGGCAAATTTTTCTGCGATTGGAAGTCGGCCGCATTTGCCATCAACCTCGCTTCACCCGATCATCACTCGGTCACAGGCTTGGATCAATCTACACTGGCTCAGAGGAAGCTCGCTTCTCTACAAAAGGAAGATGCCGAAGCCCAAGCTGGATCCTCGCACACTGTCTGCTGCGAGTGATGCCCTCGAGTCTACAGCTCACATATCCAGCTCGTCTGTCCGCCTTCCTACATGTTGCCCGTATTCAGGCTGCCCCTTCTAGCCCAAGAGCCACGGTTGCACTGACACCAGACGCTAGCCAAGCTCGGTTTCCACCTGGACTTTGCTCACCTTCGGGGTTCGGACCTGGTGTCTTCATTGGTCCAAAGTGATACAGTACGACAAATATGGGATATCAGTATCAATCAGCCTCTTTGTGCTCGGGGCCAGCGTGTTCCTCAGTTCTGCATCCCGCCGTGTATCCATCTTGAACACTGCAGTGTGTGTTGATTCGGCAGTCTATGTGCCGAAGAGACCAGCGTTTCCTTCTGTCGTGGTCACCTGTGCTGATCAAATGGGACTCTTCCGAGTGACGATTGCAGCTTGCGCACTGGGGTACTTATTATGTTGGATTCTTTAGAAGCTCGACCCACACTGACTTGCTGGACTGTTGAACAGTCTGCCAGAACATgaagagcacgagcagACATTTGTTTTGCCGACGTATATAATCTTCACGTGCCGTGTCTTCCGCCTAGAGAATGCAaggttcgtgattgatgctCAAACCGGATCTCGCGAGTCGGTGTCGCAGTCGCACGTCGGATTCGTGAGATGGattgaatcacgaatgactTCGTCAGGTGCCCTAAAGTGAAGGTCTGGCAGCATCTGGAACAATACAGGGTCATGGGATGAAGCACACTGTCATTCATCTTACTGCTCGTACTTGTCTACCAGAGTTTGCTCAACTCAATGTGCTCGTCAACAACGGGTCAGCATAGAAGAGCCTCGTCCATGGCATGACACGGAAGGATGGTTGGGAATGGGCGTTGCACAAGTTGGCTTCGACACTTTCGTAGCTTTTTGCCGGAGAAGTGATGGCGCAATCATCGCGGCGGGTATCGTTGGCCCAATTTATCCATCGTGGGCGAACTAATCCTGTCTGTCGTCCAGTGTGACCATCCACAATGCTGCAAGTGTGTatgtgctcgagctcggcttgaGGACCAAAATGATCTTAGCGATCTGGAACAAACATTCGTTCTCGGCTGCTCATCGCTCGCAGTGCAGAACACTGATTTGAGAGGTAAGACGACTGCCATCACTGTGTCACGAATGTTCGACCCATCGAGACTTTTTTGACGTGCGCCTCGCCGCACTGGACCGAGTCGGATCTTTTTTCCGAGCGGCATTTAATTCTCCGCTCGTTGCCGCTTCTAGGCGTGTATCGTCGCTTACTTCCGGTTAACTGCTCATGAGGTCATGTGCAAAACCGCGCGGTCTCTGCATTTTGGTACGACACAGACATCCAATCACAGACCATCAACTCCACAACAATTCATCGACAAGCGAATCTCAAAGCTATGGACAAAATTTTTGTACGGGGCTCCGAAACTTTGTTAACCCTTGTGCGATGTGATTGGTGACGGCAAGATAGCGCAGCATGCCGAGTCGATCCAAATGCTGCATCCTTTCCTGCGCAGAGCAACGAAGCTGAGGGGGCAGCAAGGACTACGTGGTTGACTGttctcgctcgacaaacGCCGAACAGCTCGTGTTCGACCAAGCGAATCCGGGGTCGCTTGACGGAGGGAATAGTGTCGATATGGTTCGAGGCTTTCCTTCTCCTCCCGCTTCCTCATCGTACCACCTTTTTGTTAGCAAACAACTTTGGTCATGTCAGCCGAAATCAACAAAGCGACTCACAAGTCAGAGCATACGTCGATTGCCGATGTGGATCTCGAAGATGCGGACGCAACTTCCACTCATCACGGATCGCTATCGCCAGAACCAGAACCAGAACCAGCTGGGAAAGAAGGCGTCATCTATATCGATTGGGCGAGCAATGATCCAGAACATCCTCAAAATTGGACACGCATCAAGAAATGGCGATGTGCACTCACAGTCATGACTTTTTCGTTCGCTAGTGCCTGCATGAGCGCTGGCTATGGGCAGGCTTACTCAGGAGTCAACCGGGACTTTGGCGGAGTCAATTATGTGGCGTATCAATCTGGTATAACCGTCTACCTGATCGGTATCGCTTTCGCGCCCATGCTGTTGGCTCCCGTCTCGGAGAGATTCGGTAGATACCCGGTCATGATGGTTGCAGCTTTCCTCaatctcgtcctcttccttggACAAGCACTTGCACGGAATCTGGAAACGATCGTTGTCACTCGATTCTTGCAAGGCTGTTTTGGATCTGTGGGCAACTCCATGTCAGGCGGCTATTTTGCCGATATGTTTGATGCCGAACAACGAGGGCATGTGCTGTGTCTGTATGCTCTGTGCTTGTTCGCGGCTCAGAGTTTCAGTCCGGTGTATGCAAGCTGGGTGGCGATCAAGATCAGCTGGAGGTGGATTTTCTGGATCCAGGCATCGGTGTGTCTGTTTTCTTTTATCTGCTTTGCGCTCTTTTTGCGTGAACCTCGTCCATCGGTCCTCCTCTCCAAGCGCGCTAAGAAGCTCACTGCGGAGACAGGAATCGAGCATCGTGCACGTTTAGCCGGTCAAGGCGCTTATGCGCAAGTCTCGCTGAAGGAGTCTCTGCTGCGACCCATCAGCTACCTTGTCACAGAGCCGATCATCATCTTCTATTCTCTTTGGATCGGCTTTGCATGGGCTTGCTCGTACTTGCTTCTCAGCGCCATCCCGATCGTTTTTGGAGCATATGGCTGGAATAATGGGCAGAAGAACCTCCCACAGCTCTGTACTTTTATCggctgcttcttgtcgtTCTGGTTCAACCGATGGTTTCAAGAGAGGTTCTACAGGAGAGACGCACGCAAAGCTATTGCAGCTGGTCGAAACAAGCCTGATCCTGAGAGTCGCTTGTACGCTTGCATGGTGGGAGCATTTGCCTTTCCCATTGGTGGCTTCATCTTTGCCTGGACGGGGCGTTCGAACCTGCCCTGGATCGCACCATGCATCGGCTTGGTCATCATCAACTTTggcatctttgccatctACCTCTCGGCATACACGTACCTCGCCGACGCCTACGAGACGTACGCCTCGTCGGCACTTGCCGCACAGTCGT
It contains:
- a CDS encoding uncharacterized protein (related to TPO1 - Vacuolar polyamine-H+ antiporter), which encodes MSAEINKATHKSEHTSIADVDLEDADATSTHHGSLSPEPEPEPAGKEGVIYIDWASNDPEHPQNWTRIKKWRCALTVMTFSFASACMSAGYGQAYSGVNRDFGGVNYVAYQSGITVYLIGIAFAPMLLAPVSERFGRYPVMMVAAFLNLVLFLGQALARNLETIVVTRFLQGCFGSVGNSMSGGYFADMFDAEQRGHVLCLYALCLFAAQSFSPVYASWVAIKISWRWIFWIQASVCLFSFICFALFLREPRPSVLLSKRAKKLTAETGIEHRARLAGQGAYAQVSLKESLLRPISYLVTEPIIIFYSLWIGFAWACSYLLLSAIPIVFGAYGWNNGQKNLPQLCTFIGCFLSFWFNRWFQERFYRRDARKAIAAGRNKPDPESRLYACMVGAFAFPIGGFIFAWTGRSNLPWIAPCIGLVIINFGIFAIYLSAYTYLADAYETYASSALAAQSCFRNTLAAFFPLFSKTMYEKMGAQYASTLVAVIGLVLGILPFVLMWRGREIRSRSPAQMALAAAEEERSTD
- a CDS encoding uncharacterized protein (related to copper transport protein) — translated: MNHSSMSMGDMGDGMGSASCKISMLWNWYTIDACFLSSSWHVTTKGTFAVSCIGVMLMVVCLEALRRLSVELDKSLSRQLVQRYRLLQDPRKDSSANDAATLESISSPREILLRITPLQQLVRAVLHAVTFGLAYLIMLLAMYFNGYIIISIILGAGIGKFFCDWKSAAFAINLASPDHHSVTGLDQSTLAQRKLASLQKEDAEAQAGSSHTVCCE
- a CDS encoding uncharacterized protein (related to ferric reductase) — protein: MSPETGWSSVSTFVARHTQNFSAADVLEPHWGYADRALPCTSGAATCAYLDIVYSAHDRGMTYAAVFWLLIFALLFVCAVVTWSRRSQNPIVQPRKACVVKNKESWVVSSTRPMSTLERWSKAATATRRSYLLPNCRGTYFFNRVTRAQVVVLAIITIYMIIFSFVGMAYRSWSVPTKNSQKSTIRSSLGPFSDRVGVLAFALTPLSILLASRESLLSVLTGLPYHHFNFLHRWVGHIIFAQSAIHTIGWCIIEIRLYQPQPAKALQLIQETYLIWGIVAMTALLALWILSTPWCRRIFGYEFFRKAHYVLAMVFIGACWGHWEQLKVFLLPSLLLWGADRALRLLRTACIHYGVLSDGSVGFRIIHSTFQVFSDTEHGHVVRLDFEHPHSGRPWKVGQHFFLTFTDTSIWQSHPFTPLSFPVADGGSVRHSYLIRAKSGDTKKLARTLLSKDPKVKSTGVILTGPYGIDIMSTRQTSPTNVLCISGGTGITFTLPVLTALSQNVCNTDDQVQLIWAVKRTRDILWVQDELLAMIKLAPRLSIRIFITGSRDPASNSPSLESGHEGKRDSTSSVAEPSSSLSHKETDDVADADAVQVHPSLAKLISGYTRPNLQTAFSDFSQAVSFGSIKVYVSGPDSMTSQARSFVASSNKPLEILKGNPAYDVELITDERFD